The following proteins are co-located in the Bacteroidales bacterium genome:
- a CDS encoding family 78 glycoside hydrolase catalytic domain, translating into MVRLSIIIWCFLLVACNTATEKNQKEKIFHDSKISWIGDGKEQPEKDSLFYLDNPTPIFRKEFKSEKKVNSARLRITAAGYYKASINGERVGKNMLDPAWTDYSKRIFYSEYDVTDMVEAGENCMGVVLGNGFYNPLPLRMWGRRNLREPLTVGRPVFIASIQLEYENGKKDVIITDDSWSFSYGPILKNNVYLGEVYDARREIDGWDKTGFDDSSWEKAKLEEGPGGEIQKTFFPPIQITERIQPEDIYLQDEGTYIVDMGVNFAGVYRIKLKGDPGDSIVIRSGERVYSDGSLNPMTAVCGQIKSEGVGGPGAPDTALQEDIYIIGSDTEAWFKPEFTYHTFRYLEVNGLDKKPEIQDVEGLALNSTVTNNNSFSTSSGLINSIQEMTERTFLSNLHSVQQDCPAREKFGYGGDLNACSEAYLYNFDMKSFYRKTVYDWVDAMNDSGFVDTAPFVGVQYCGLSWESAMLITQYYLYLYYNDTEFIREMYEINNDWMDKVARIHPEGLVNSGLSDHGSMEPVPVKLTGTCHYLQCARIMQEFASVMNDQEKQEKYEKLAAKLKGLIQCEFWDKPVKDEINRQTLHAFLLYHDIVPQEDIDAARDSLLNAVQNGPAGHFNTGIFGTKYITEVLSEHISPEFTYNIVNSNEFPGWGYMIDNGATTIWETWKESDNTFSNCHPMFGSVSEWFYSWLAGIKPNPEHPGFEKFYLAPSTPQELDHVNCTYHSPHGKIVSNWERDNNKRIYQMEIPSGTAANVVLPLKTAQNISIKKSGDPDFKPGQVDGLESGRFELSEGKYTITIK; encoded by the coding sequence ATGGTACGACTATCTATCATCATTTGGTGCTTCTTGCTTGTAGCCTGTAATACTGCTACAGAAAAAAACCAGAAAGAAAAAATATTTCATGATTCCAAAATTTCATGGATAGGAGACGGAAAAGAACAGCCGGAAAAAGACTCCCTGTTTTATCTGGATAACCCTACACCCATTTTCAGAAAAGAGTTCAAATCTGAAAAAAAGGTCAACTCGGCCAGGTTAAGAATAACCGCGGCAGGTTATTACAAGGCAAGTATAAACGGAGAAAGAGTGGGAAAAAATATGCTGGATCCTGCATGGACGGACTACAGCAAAAGAATATTCTACTCCGAATATGATGTAACGGACATGGTTGAGGCAGGAGAGAATTGTATGGGAGTTGTTTTGGGCAATGGTTTTTACAATCCACTGCCATTGAGAATGTGGGGCAGAAGGAACCTGCGTGAACCTTTAACAGTTGGAAGACCTGTTTTCATTGCCAGCATTCAGCTGGAATATGAAAACGGCAAAAAAGATGTGATCATTACCGATGATTCCTGGTCTTTCTCATATGGCCCCATCCTGAAGAACAACGTGTACCTTGGCGAAGTATATGATGCACGCCGCGAGATCGATGGATGGGACAAAACCGGCTTTGATGACTCTTCATGGGAAAAGGCAAAGCTGGAAGAAGGACCCGGGGGTGAAATACAGAAAACCTTCTTTCCTCCCATTCAAATAACCGAAAGAATCCAACCTGAAGATATATACCTTCAGGATGAAGGAACATATATAGTAGACATGGGTGTTAATTTTGCCGGTGTATACAGGATTAAACTGAAAGGCGACCCTGGAGACAGCATCGTTATAAGGTCGGGCGAACGGGTTTACAGCGATGGAAGCCTTAATCCAATGACAGCAGTATGCGGGCAGATCAAAAGTGAAGGGGTTGGAGGACCTGGTGCACCCGATACAGCCTTGCAAGAAGATATCTATATCATCGGCAGCGACACGGAAGCCTGGTTTAAACCCGAATTCACCTATCATACCTTCAGGTATTTGGAAGTAAACGGATTGGACAAAAAACCCGAAATACAGGATGTTGAAGGCCTGGCCCTGAATTCGACTGTAACAAATAACAACAGTTTTTCAACCTCATCCGGCTTGATCAACTCCATACAGGAAATGACAGAAAGAACCTTTCTGTCCAATCTCCACAGTGTTCAGCAGGATTGCCCGGCAAGGGAAAAATTCGGGTATGGAGGCGATCTGAATGCCTGCAGCGAGGCCTACTTATACAATTTTGACATGAAATCGTTCTACCGCAAAACGGTCTATGACTGGGTTGATGCGATGAATGACTCAGGCTTTGTCGATACCGCCCCCTTTGTTGGTGTCCAGTATTGTGGCCTGAGCTGGGAATCGGCCATGCTGATCACACAGTATTATCTATACCTGTATTATAATGATACGGAATTCATCAGGGAGATGTATGAAATAAACAATGACTGGATGGACAAGGTGGCCAGGATTCATCCGGAAGGATTGGTAAACAGTGGGCTTAGCGACCACGGTTCCATGGAACCAGTTCCCGTTAAACTGACCGGTACCTGTCACTATTTACAATGTGCCCGCATCATGCAAGAATTTGCCTCTGTGATGAATGATCAGGAGAAACAGGAAAAGTATGAAAAACTGGCGGCAAAACTGAAAGGGTTGATTCAGTGTGAATTCTGGGACAAACCTGTTAAAGATGAAATCAACAGGCAAACACTGCATGCGTTTTTGCTGTATCACGATATCGTCCCCCAGGAAGATATTGATGCTGCAAGGGACTCCCTTTTAAATGCAGTTCAAAACGGACCCGCGGGACATTTTAACACCGGTATTTTCGGTACCAAATACATCACTGAAGTATTGTCCGAACATATATCTCCTGAATTTACATACAACATCGTCAACAGCAATGAATTCCCGGGCTGGGGATATATGATAGACAATGGTGCAACCACCATCTGGGAAACCTGGAAGGAGAGTGACAACACTTTCTCAAACTGCCACCCCATGTTTGGTTCAGTTTCCGAGTGGTTCTATAGTTGGCTGGCAGGCATAAAACCAAACCCCGAACATCCCGGGTTTGAAAAATTTTATTTGGCGCCTTCCACGCCCCAGGAGCTGGATCATGTAAACTGTACCTACCATTCCCCACATGGGAAAATAGTATCTAATTGGGAAAGGGATAACAATAAACGTATTTACCAGATGGAAATTCCATCGGGTACGGCTGCCAACGTTGTGCTCCCCCTGAAAACAGCACAGAACATATCGATAAAGAAAAGCGGAGATCCTGATTTTAAGCCAGGCCAGGTGGATGGGTTGGAATCGGGCCGTTTCGAACTCAGTGAAGGAAAATATACAATAACCATCAAATAA
- a CDS encoding LamG domain-containing protein has translation MTKSVNLKMGLTILFVTMLFTIPAKSQENDPIMYWDFDNISNRSAVEKTSGIADTLEGNFDIAPGIKDQGLRLDGFTACVRRTKNEVPVPGDEFTIEAWVSLGNYPWNWCPVITTETEKIKGAPGVTKGYRLMIGAHGEVALQAAIGEQWITCSTEKLTMPLRKWMHIVGVYRENKEMAVYVNGELKASLPIQGKIAYSSGHKPYCLIGMVGEPGKPSDLHRTWGTVAQYYGLNGIIDEIKVYDTALEPEQARGNFTAFEMKDPDIQPHKLPDIEEHPGRFGAFYTKLKYYDGWDNLWPVDQDPDIVVTFDKLPVKVMFWRGIRYGTSWVSENNNWMTDQSVEAWGVGEEDNEGCFEHMQDRHCRFSHVRIIENNDARVVVHWRYAPVSAYNNTWRVDPKTGWECWIDEYHYIYPDAVGIRKVSWKKGSLKFPRQFQESLPLLHPGQMESDLLHKDYVHVADYNGNKGPVSYVENPREQDTEFARDYTVQQYNFKSENKPFICFEPGNRMNVRWNNIEDYNDHTGCNHFPVGQARCDGRTSTTSDRPSHCGSFPISYPVLHEKGDRYYWNGLYGINDMDVEGLVELGRSWAYAPDIEVRGNNFLSEGYDKSERCYRIKNTLGQPEKIQLTLNASKDNPIVNPAFYLENWSVEDAKVLMNGKEINDYRIGIKHELEGDDLILFLFHKSFEPTTITIKAY, from the coding sequence ATGACAAAAAGCGTAAATCTAAAAATGGGATTGACGATCTTATTCGTTACCATGCTTTTTACAATCCCTGCGAAATCACAGGAAAATGATCCTATCATGTACTGGGATTTTGACAACATCAGCAACAGGTCAGCCGTAGAGAAAACCAGCGGCATTGCAGATACACTGGAAGGAAATTTCGATATAGCCCCGGGTATAAAAGATCAGGGATTAAGGCTGGATGGATTCACTGCATGCGTGCGCAGAACGAAAAACGAAGTTCCGGTTCCCGGCGATGAATTCACGATAGAGGCCTGGGTTTCTCTGGGCAATTACCCCTGGAACTGGTGCCCTGTAATCACCACCGAAACAGAGAAAATAAAAGGCGCGCCGGGAGTAACGAAAGGGTATCGTCTGATGATCGGAGCCCACGGAGAAGTTGCCCTTCAGGCAGCCATAGGAGAGCAATGGATCACCTGCAGTACAGAAAAGCTTACCATGCCCCTGAGAAAATGGATGCATATTGTTGGGGTTTACCGCGAAAATAAAGAAATGGCGGTATATGTGAACGGGGAATTAAAAGCCTCCCTGCCCATACAGGGAAAAATTGCATACTCAAGCGGACATAAACCATATTGCCTGATAGGCATGGTTGGTGAACCCGGTAAACCATCTGATCTACACCGGACATGGGGTACGGTGGCTCAATACTACGGACTGAATGGCATCATTGACGAAATAAAAGTATACGATACAGCCCTCGAGCCCGAGCAGGCTAGGGGAAATTTCACTGCCTTTGAAATGAAGGATCCCGATATTCAGCCCCACAAACTTCCGGACATTGAAGAACACCCCGGCCGTTTCGGGGCATTCTATACCAAACTCAAATATTATGATGGCTGGGATAACCTGTGGCCCGTCGACCAGGATCCTGATATAGTGGTTACTTTCGATAAGCTACCTGTAAAGGTCATGTTTTGGAGAGGCATAAGATATGGTACTTCATGGGTCTCCGAGAACAACAACTGGATGACGGATCAAAGCGTTGAGGCCTGGGGCGTGGGAGAAGAGGACAACGAAGGTTGTTTTGAACACATGCAGGACCGGCACTGCAGGTTTTCCCACGTCAGGATTATTGAAAACAATGATGCCAGGGTGGTGGTTCACTGGAGATATGCGCCTGTAAGTGCATACAACAACACCTGGAGAGTAGATCCTAAAACAGGTTGGGAATGCTGGATTGACGAATATCATTATATCTATCCCGATGCTGTTGGCATCAGAAAGGTTTCATGGAAAAAAGGCAGCCTGAAATTTCCGCGCCAGTTCCAGGAATCATTGCCTTTGTTGCATCCGGGCCAGATGGAAAGCGACCTGCTTCATAAGGATTATGTTCATGTGGCAGACTATAACGGAAACAAAGGCCCCGTCTCTTATGTAGAGAATCCGCGGGAACAAGACACCGAATTTGCCCGGGATTATACCGTTCAGCAATACAACTTCAAATCGGAGAACAAACCATTTATCTGCTTCGAGCCAGGAAACAGAATGAACGTCAGATGGAACAACATTGAAGATTACAACGATCATACCGGATGCAATCACTTTCCAGTTGGTCAGGCAAGATGCGACGGACGTACAAGCACAACATCCGACCGGCCCTCCCATTGCGGGAGCTTCCCCATATCATACCCGGTACTGCATGAAAAAGGAGACCGCTATTACTGGAATGGACTTTACGGGATCAACGATATGGATGTCGAAGGACTTGTCGAATTAGGCAGATCATGGGCTTATGCTCCTGATATAGAAGTCAGGGGTAATAACTTTCTATCAGAAGGATACGACAAAAGCGAAAGATGCTACAGAATTAAAAATACCTTAGGACAACCAGAGAAAATTCAACTTACTCTTAATGCCAGCAAAGATAATCCTATTGTAAATCCTGCCTTTTATCTGGAAAATTGGAGTGTTGAAGATGCTAAGGTGCTTATGAACGGAAAAGAAATTAACGATTATCGGATAGGTATAAAGCATGAACTGGAAGGTGATGATCTTATTCTTTTCTTATTTCATAAAAGCTTTGAACCAACTACAATAACTATAAAGGCTTACTAG
- a CDS encoding DPP IV N-terminal domain-containing protein, translating to MKLSRKSLTSMILLCLIQSVFLLNVKNAGAQESAQFFDPVEVPDNTKEKLKEIFEDNAFSAKSFNGKWLPDGSGYLVLENKAGDNSPSLVNYDVVSGKRTLLVSPNKFGFSGDTASYNIQSYEISSEGNRILLQTIRKEEGESEKVYWMLEIESGTLEKVKAGNNSNISPEGKRILYSEEGDLYVYDMRSEETISLTEDVVAGTVSNSRAVWSPDGNKVAYVHSDASDVRKRSYLLPSDPTYPEVKEVRYSRVGGNIPALRIGVVDAEGKEKRWLSIPIPSEGYYLGQVSWAGSSDELLVEKRSRFRDHREFLIANVNNGKIRTVYEESDSAWVVASYGTNGGVEWIRDYSAFIVLSEKDGWRHAYLCSRDGKKEELMTPGEYDIIGRVGVDEEKGWFYYYASPDNATQKYLYRVQLDGRSKPERISPVDQPGNHHYSLSPDAKWAFHTYSSSGSPPVIELVRLPELEVVRVLEDNDELREKRASGNPQPKEFFQLDIGNGVVMDAWMIKPRNFDPSRKYPVFVYVYGEPHAQTVRDAWGHAMAHYHRVIADMGYLVISIDNRGTPCPKGAAWRRAVAGSLGPLSTKEQAAALKEFARTRPYVDLNRVGIWGWSGGGSNTLNGMFRKPEVYDVGIAVAPKPQPGLYNAWFQEIYMNTPEVNPEGYRKSAPINFADGLKGDLLIIHGSGETNTHIQITEGLVDKLIALGKQFDYMVYPNRDHGIRKGKGTPLHLRMHMARYLLNHLPPGPR from the coding sequence ATGAAGCTAAGTAGAAAAAGTCTTACGTCGATGATACTGCTCTGCCTGATTCAGAGCGTATTCTTATTGAATGTTAAAAATGCCGGGGCACAGGAATCGGCCCAGTTTTTTGATCCCGTGGAGGTTCCGGATAATACCAAAGAAAAATTGAAAGAGATTTTCGAAGATAATGCATTTTCTGCAAAATCTTTTAATGGAAAGTGGCTTCCTGATGGTTCGGGTTATTTAGTTCTGGAAAATAAAGCTGGAGATAATAGCCCTTCACTTGTAAATTATGATGTGGTCAGCGGTAAGCGCACATTACTTGTTTCCCCCAATAAATTCGGTTTCTCCGGAGATACTGCTTCTTATAACATTCAGAGCTATGAGATCTCATCTGAGGGAAACAGAATACTCCTCCAGACAATCCGCAAGGAGGAGGGTGAAAGTGAAAAGGTTTATTGGATGCTGGAGATAGAATCGGGAACATTAGAAAAGGTGAAAGCAGGAAATAACAGCAACATTTCTCCGGAAGGGAAAAGAATCCTTTACTCAGAGGAAGGTGATCTGTATGTATATGATATGCGAAGTGAGGAAACAATATCACTCACAGAGGATGTAGTAGCTGGTACTGTTTCGAATAGCCGGGCAGTCTGGAGTCCTGATGGCAACAAGGTTGCTTATGTACACTCAGATGCTTCTGATGTCAGAAAAAGATCATACCTTCTTCCTTCTGATCCCACTTATCCGGAAGTGAAAGAAGTGAGGTACTCCAGGGTAGGCGGAAATATTCCCGCTTTACGGATAGGTGTGGTGGATGCGGAAGGAAAAGAGAAACGCTGGCTTTCTATCCCCATACCCTCAGAGGGTTATTACCTGGGTCAAGTAAGCTGGGCAGGAAGTTCTGATGAGTTGTTGGTGGAGAAGAGAAGCCGTTTCCGTGACCATAGAGAGTTTTTGATTGCCAACGTTAACAACGGAAAAATTAGAACTGTTTACGAAGAGTCTGATTCTGCATGGGTTGTCGCCAGCTATGGAACCAATGGGGGAGTAGAGTGGATTCGGGACTATAGCGCTTTCATTGTCCTGAGTGAAAAAGACGGCTGGAGGCATGCTTATTTGTGCTCACGTGATGGAAAGAAAGAAGAATTAATGACACCCGGAGAATATGATATCATCGGGCGTGTTGGTGTGGATGAAGAAAAAGGCTGGTTTTACTATTACGCATCCCCTGATAACGCTACCCAAAAGTATCTCTATCGCGTTCAGCTTGACGGAAGAAGTAAACCTGAGAGGATATCCCCGGTGGATCAGCCTGGTAACCATCACTATTCCCTTTCTCCAGATGCAAAATGGGCGTTTCATACATATTCATCAAGCGGAAGTCCCCCAGTTATAGAACTTGTCAGGTTACCGGAACTTGAGGTCGTGAGGGTTCTCGAGGATAATGACGAGCTTCGGGAGAAGAGAGCATCAGGGAATCCTCAACCCAAAGAGTTCTTTCAGCTTGATATAGGCAACGGCGTGGTGATGGATGCATGGATGATCAAACCCCGCAATTTTGATCCTTCCCGGAAATATCCGGTTTTCGTGTATGTTTATGGAGAACCTCATGCACAGACTGTAAGAGACGCATGGGGACATGCCATGGCCCATTATCATCGGGTAATAGCCGATATGGGATATCTGGTGATATCTATAGATAACCGCGGCACCCCTTGTCCAAAAGGAGCTGCATGGCGTCGTGCAGTTGCCGGGAGTTTAGGTCCTCTTTCAACTAAGGAACAGGCTGCAGCACTGAAAGAATTCGCCCGCACCAGACCGTATGTTGATCTTAATCGGGTAGGCATCTGGGGCTGGAGTGGTGGAGGATCTAATACCCTTAACGGGATGTTCCGGAAGCCAGAGGTCTATGACGTTGGTATCGCTGTGGCTCCAAAACCACAACCAGGGCTTTACAATGCATGGTTTCAGGAAATATACATGAACACCCCTGAAGTTAATCCAGAAGGCTATCGTAAGTCTGCTCCGATTAACTTTGCCGATGGGTTGAAGGGTGATCTTTTAATCATTCATGGCAGTGGAGAGACCAATACCCATATTCAAATCACGGAGGGACTGGTCGACAAACTCATTGCCCTGGGCAAACAATTCGATTACATGGTCTATCCCAATAGGGATCATGGTATCAGAAAGGGAAAAGGGACTCCATTGCATTTGCGAATGCATATGGCAAGGTATCTCCTGAACCACTTGCCTCCGGGACCTCGTTAA